In Bacteroidota bacterium, the genomic stretch ATGGCGCCAGTGGTCATGGTAAGGTTGTTTTGGACTGTTTGTCAGCGAATAACATGATTTGCTATGGTTTTATTGATGATGACCCTTCAAAAACAACAATAATTGGTTATCCAATTCAAAACTATAATGCTGTTGATCCTAGCCATGATCAGGTCGTTTTTGGCATTGGTGATAACAAAACCAGAAAATCGCTCGCCGAAAAATTAGCTTTTAAGTATTTAAAGGTTGTTCATCCTACTGCAACAATTTCTTCATATTCCACAATAGGAACTGGGACAGTGGTTTTTCATCAAAGTGTAATCCAATCAGGCACTTCAGTTGGCAAGCATTGCATCATCAATACCAAAGCTTCCATCGATCATGATTGTAACATT encodes the following:
- a CDS encoding acetyltransferase, which encodes MKTAEKTWIYGASGHGKVVLDCLSANNMICYGFIDDDPSKTTIIGYPIQNYNAVDPSHDQVVFGIGDNKTRKSLAEKLAFKYLKVVHPTATISSYSTIGTGTVVFHQSVIQSGTSVGKHCIINTKASIDHDCNIGDYVHISPGAILCGNVQVGELSWIGAGAVIIQGTKIGKNTIIGAGSVIIRDIPDNSVVVGNPGKIIKTNDIPDF